The following are from one region of the Acidimicrobiia bacterium genome:
- the era gene encoding GTPase Era yields MTDTETRSGFVAVVGRPNVGKSTLVNALVGDKVAITSPRPQTTRNTIRGVLTDEAEGFQIVLVDTPGLHKPKTALGRRLNALVEASLADADAIMFVIDATQPVGPGDRLIAERLIAAGTPAIVVVNKVDRADREQIAQRLTEAAEWGFGAYVPVSALKQDGTAIIVDELAERLGPGPFFFPTDAVTDQPDRFTAGELIREKYLSRLHDELPHALAVVVDDMEQRPDGLLEIVATAYVERESQKGMVIGKGGTMVRDVGTAARSDLERLFGTRVFLDLRVKVARDWQETDAMLDRLGF; encoded by the coding sequence GTGACCGACACCGAAACACGATCCGGGTTCGTCGCGGTTGTCGGCCGTCCCAATGTGGGCAAGTCGACCCTCGTCAACGCCCTCGTCGGTGACAAGGTCGCGATCACCTCGCCGCGACCACAGACAACACGCAACACCATCAGGGGCGTCCTCACCGACGAGGCGGAAGGATTCCAGATCGTCCTGGTCGACACGCCCGGCCTCCACAAGCCCAAGACCGCCCTTGGGAGACGGCTCAACGCGCTCGTGGAAGCGTCCCTCGCCGACGCCGATGCCATCATGTTCGTCATCGACGCCACCCAGCCGGTCGGTCCGGGGGACCGCTTGATCGCCGAGCGGCTCATTGCCGCAGGTACACCGGCGATCGTCGTCGTGAACAAGGTGGACCGTGCGGATCGGGAACAGATCGCTCAGCGGCTCACCGAAGCCGCCGAGTGGGGATTCGGGGCCTATGTCCCGGTGTCGGCGTTGAAGCAGGACGGCACCGCCATCATCGTCGACGAGCTTGCAGAACGCCTCGGACCCGGCCCATTCTTTTTCCCTACCGACGCGGTGACCGACCAACCGGATCGATTCACGGCTGGCGAACTCATCCGTGAGAAGTACCTGTCGAGACTCCACGACGAGCTGCCGCATGCGCTCGCAGTGGTGGTGGACGACATGGAGCAGCGTCCCGACGGTCTGCTCGAGATCGTCGCGACCGCCTATGTGGAACGGGAGTCGCAGAAGGGCATGGTGATCGGGAAGGGCGGGACGATGGTGCGTGATGTCGGCACGGCAGCGCGCTCCGACCTCGAACGCTTGTTCGGGACCCGGGTGTTCCTCGATCTGCGTGTCAAGGTTGCCCGTGACTGGCAGGAAACCGATGCGATGCTCGATCGGCTCGGGTTCTGA
- a CDS encoding 4a-hydroxytetrahydrobiopterin dehydratase, whose amino-acid sequence MRLSESERNRFAAEHPEWDLEGEEIERTYEFDGFPSAVAFVTECAFAAEQADHHPDIDIRWNKVTMTLTTHSESALTARDTDLAARFDSIAGS is encoded by the coding sequence ATGCGGTTGTCGGAGTCGGAGCGAAACAGGTTCGCTGCTGAGCACCCCGAGTGGGATCTCGAGGGTGAGGAGATCGAGAGAACCTACGAGTTCGATGGCTTCCCGTCCGCGGTCGCGTTCGTGACCGAATGCGCCTTCGCTGCCGAGCAGGCCGACCACCACCCCGACATCGACATCCGGTGGAACAAGGTCACGATGACCCTCACGACGCACTCCGAATCCGCACTCACCGCCCGCGACACCGATCTGGCTGCCAGATTCGACTCGATCGCTGGTAGCTGA
- the recO gene encoding DNA repair protein RecO translates to MALRSDQGIVLRGYPFGESHRVVVLLSPNHGKLRTVAKGVRKTKSRFGGRLEPMTHVDIVLYEGKNLDTITQVSVINGFPQIRNDLDRVLAAGTMIEVVDAVVAEDDPSLRMFLLLQRGLTVLDHGPPHPDLVTAFLLKAADIVGVAPAFDSCSGCGRTGGLRRFSFEAGGSVCETCRAPGSFALRAGVVEYLAGVAHADLASLPEADGSLSGEALGITKRFMEYHLERQLKTLTGPRG, encoded by the coding sequence ATGGCGCTCCGATCCGACCAAGGCATCGTCCTCAGGGGCTACCCGTTCGGCGAGTCCCATCGGGTGGTGGTGCTGTTGAGTCCCAACCACGGGAAGCTGCGCACCGTGGCCAAAGGCGTTCGCAAGACCAAGAGCAGGTTCGGCGGTCGTCTCGAGCCGATGACTCATGTCGACATCGTGCTGTATGAGGGTAAGAACCTCGACACGATCACGCAGGTCTCGGTCATCAACGGGTTCCCACAGATACGCAACGACCTCGACCGCGTGCTCGCCGCAGGGACCATGATCGAGGTCGTCGACGCCGTCGTCGCAGAGGATGACCCGTCTCTGCGCATGTTTCTCCTGCTCCAACGGGGCCTCACCGTGTTGGATCATGGGCCACCGCACCCCGACCTTGTCACGGCGTTCCTGCTCAAGGCGGCCGACATCGTGGGCGTCGCCCCTGCATTCGATTCGTGCTCGGGCTGCGGCCGGACCGGTGGTCTGCGCCGGTTCAGCTTCGAGGCCGGAGGATCGGTCTGCGAAACCTGCCGCGCACCGGGATCGTTCGCGCTGCGCGCTGGTGTCGTCGAGTACCTCGCAGGGGTCGCCCACGCCGACCTCGCATCGCTCCCGGAGGCGGATGGGTCTCTCTCGGGGGAGGCGCTCGGGATCACCAAACGGTTCATGGAGTACCACCTCGAGCGGCAGCTCAAGACGCTCACCGGTCCGCGTGGCTGA
- the uppS gene encoding polyprenyl diphosphate synthase: MAEPSRHGVAVPAHVAIIMDGNGRWANARGLHRTQGHAAGEPALFDVVHGALDLGIEWLTVYTFSTENWSRDPDEVEFLMQFNVDLLERRRDELHELGVRVLFSGDRNDPRIPPVLLERMATAEQLTASNTAMSMVFAFNYGGRTEIVDAVREIARSVAAGALDPDTIDDDTVEAALYLPDMPDPDLVIRTSGEQRTSNFLLWEAAYAEYVFTPVLWPDFDRHELARCIAEFRARERRFGGAEDASLQGPGR, translated from the coding sequence GTGGCTGAGCCGTCCCGCCACGGCGTCGCCGTCCCTGCCCATGTCGCGATCATCATGGACGGGAACGGACGATGGGCGAATGCCCGTGGCTTGCACCGAACGCAAGGCCACGCCGCCGGTGAGCCCGCCTTGTTCGATGTCGTCCACGGTGCGCTCGACCTCGGCATCGAATGGTTGACGGTGTACACCTTCTCGACCGAGAACTGGTCGAGGGATCCCGACGAGGTCGAGTTCTTGATGCAATTCAATGTCGACCTCCTGGAACGGCGCCGCGACGAGCTGCACGAACTCGGAGTGCGGGTGCTGTTCTCCGGCGACCGAAACGACCCACGGATCCCCCCGGTCCTGCTCGAGCGGATGGCCACGGCTGAGCAACTCACCGCCTCCAACACGGCGATGTCGATGGTGTTCGCCTTCAACTACGGCGGCCGCACGGAGATTGTCGATGCCGTACGCGAGATCGCGAGGTCGGTGGCGGCGGGCGCACTCGATCCGGACACCATCGACGACGACACCGTCGAAGCAGCCCTCTACCTCCCTGACATGCCGGATCCCGATCTCGTGATCCGCACAAGCGGCGAGCAGCGGACCTCGAATTTCCTGCTGTGGGAAGCTGCATACGCTGAGTATGTGTTCACGCCGGTGCTGTGGCCAGACTTCGACCGGCATGAGCTCGCACGGTGCATCGCCGAGTTCAGGGCCCGTGAACGCCGATTCGGCGGCGCCGAGGATGCATCCTTGCAAGGTCCGGGCCGGTAG
- a CDS encoding glycine--tRNA ligase: MPTDFDTIVNLAKKRGFVFQSSEIYGGLRSAYDYGPLGVEMLRNVKNEWWRSMVQLRDDVVGLDSAILQSPEVWIASGHADSFSDPLVECKECNARHRLDKLDDPNQCPACSSRDSFTEPKAFNLMFETHMGPVESRDNRIWLRPETAQGIFINFQNVRRTARMKLPFGIAQIGKSFRNEITPGQFVFRTREFEQMEMEYFCHPNEAAATFQDWIETRYQWYLDLGMTQENLRLREHDADELAHYAAGTFDVEYRFPWGWDELEGIANRTDFDLKAHIERSGEDLTYFDPDTEERFVPFVIEPAGGATRTTFAFLIDAYTTEAVNGEQRVVLKLDPRLSPVKVAVLPLSKKPDLVDTTERVAAPLRARWQIEVDITQSIGRRYRRQDEIGTPYCVTVDFDSLDDGQVTVRDRDTMAQDRIPIDNLEAYLADRLVV, translated from the coding sequence ATGCCAACGGATTTCGATACGATCGTGAACCTCGCCAAGAAGCGCGGTTTCGTGTTCCAGTCCTCGGAGATCTACGGGGGCCTGAGGAGCGCATACGACTACGGGCCGCTCGGCGTCGAGATGCTCCGCAATGTCAAGAACGAGTGGTGGCGGTCGATGGTGCAGCTCCGGGACGATGTCGTCGGGCTCGACAGTGCCATCCTTCAGTCGCCTGAGGTGTGGATCGCCTCGGGTCATGCCGATTCGTTTTCGGATCCCCTCGTCGAATGTAAGGAATGCAACGCCCGCCATCGGCTCGACAAGCTCGACGATCCGAACCAATGCCCGGCCTGTTCCAGCCGCGACAGCTTCACCGAGCCCAAGGCATTCAACCTCATGTTCGAGACCCACATGGGCCCGGTCGAGTCGCGTGACAACCGGATCTGGCTTCGCCCGGAGACGGCGCAAGGCATCTTCATCAACTTCCAGAATGTGCGGAGGACCGCGCGGATGAAGCTTCCCTTCGGCATCGCCCAGATCGGTAAGTCCTTCCGCAACGAGATCACCCCTGGCCAGTTCGTGTTCCGCACAAGGGAATTCGAACAGATGGAGATGGAGTATTTCTGCCACCCGAACGAAGCAGCCGCCACCTTCCAGGATTGGATCGAGACGCGGTACCAGTGGTACCTCGATCTCGGCATGACCCAAGAGAACCTTCGGCTTCGCGAGCACGATGCGGACGAGCTCGCCCACTACGCGGCCGGAACCTTCGATGTTGAGTATCGGTTTCCGTGGGGCTGGGACGAACTTGAGGGGATCGCCAACCGAACCGATTTCGACCTCAAGGCCCACATCGAACGATCCGGCGAGGATCTGACCTATTTCGATCCTGACACGGAGGAGCGGTTCGTCCCGTTCGTGATCGAACCGGCTGGCGGCGCGACCCGTACGACCTTCGCGTTCCTCATCGACGCGTACACAACCGAAGCGGTCAACGGAGAGCAACGAGTGGTGCTCAAGCTCGACCCGAGGCTGTCGCCGGTGAAGGTTGCGGTGCTGCCCCTGTCGAAGAAGCCCGACCTTGTCGATACGACCGAGCGGGTTGCTGCGCCGCTTCGGGCGCGGTGGCAGATCGAGGTGGACATCACTCAGAGCATCGGACGGCGATACCGCCGACAAGACGAGATCGGGACGCCGTACTGTGTCACCGTCGACTTCGATTCCCTCGATGACGGCCAGGTGACGGTCAGGGATCGCGACACGATGGCGCAGGACCGTATCCCGATCGACAACCTCGAGGCATACCTCGCCGACCGGCTCGTCGTCTGA
- the dnaG gene encoding DNA primase, translating into MAYSRDDIDLVRDKTDLVELAAEVTKVKRSGRSTMAVCPFHSEKTPSMSIDGARGLYHCFGCGKSGDVYRWVQETQGVDFTGAVEFLARRAGVTLTVDPQAARRRSRRERLVEAMTHAVTWYAERLKSASDAGGARSYLRGRGYDAPVVEEFALGYAPDEWSALVEHLRDRGVRDDVMTTAGLATRSSRGGLIDRFRGRIMFPIHDLRGDPVGFGARILDGDGPKYLNSAESPIYHKSRLLYGLHRAKSDIVRRGESVVVEGYTDVIAMHMAGLPIAVATCGTALVEGHLDLLRRFSERVVLAFDADEAGVGAALRGFERSVPGDLDLRVAMLPEGKDPADVVASGRIGELDEAITTSTPLLLFRIDTELNKHELNEPEARSRAVRAVAAVIALHPDPVARHEYAVHVSRRTGVDVKFIEQALRDVRGSRPGAPQEAPASAASEEHPTATYPTELELLRSLLANDERLAGVEVTADLFANRSTVAAYAVVAPLVAELAPGQAPDLGSAIGSDESAVGELLRKLAFDETPLADPAELVAWLTVNRIEGEIAQIEASLQTANEHADEQKSSELWARLIALQQRRRDLRSAD; encoded by the coding sequence ATGGCGTATTCACGCGACGACATCGACCTCGTGAGAGACAAGACCGACCTGGTCGAGCTTGCCGCAGAGGTCACCAAGGTGAAGCGGTCGGGACGCTCGACGATGGCGGTGTGCCCCTTCCACTCGGAGAAGACGCCGTCCATGTCGATCGACGGGGCACGAGGCCTCTATCACTGTTTCGGATGCGGCAAGTCGGGCGATGTGTACCGATGGGTGCAAGAGACCCAAGGAGTCGACTTCACCGGCGCTGTCGAGTTCCTCGCACGACGGGCAGGCGTGACGCTCACCGTCGATCCGCAGGCCGCACGACGGCGGAGCCGCCGCGAACGCCTCGTTGAGGCGATGACCCATGCGGTGACATGGTACGCCGAGCGCCTCAAGTCGGCCTCGGACGCTGGCGGCGCAAGGAGCTATCTGAGGGGCCGAGGCTATGACGCACCGGTCGTGGAAGAGTTCGCGCTCGGTTACGCGCCGGACGAGTGGAGCGCCCTTGTCGAGCATCTGCGCGACCGAGGCGTCAGGGACGATGTGATGACGACCGCCGGTCTCGCGACGAGGTCGAGCCGCGGGGGCCTCATCGATCGTTTCCGGGGACGCATCATGTTCCCGATCCACGACTTGCGCGGCGACCCTGTGGGTTTCGGGGCGAGGATCCTCGACGGGGACGGTCCGAAGTATCTCAACAGCGCCGAGTCGCCCATCTACCACAAGTCCCGACTCCTTTACGGTCTGCATCGGGCGAAGTCCGACATCGTCCGACGCGGCGAATCGGTTGTTGTTGAGGGTTACACGGATGTGATCGCGATGCACATGGCGGGCCTTCCGATCGCCGTTGCGACATGCGGCACCGCCCTCGTCGAGGGTCACCTTGACCTGCTTCGGCGGTTCTCGGAGCGTGTGGTGCTTGCTTTCGACGCCGACGAGGCGGGCGTCGGTGCGGCACTGCGCGGGTTCGAACGGTCGGTCCCCGGTGACCTCGACCTTCGGGTGGCGATGCTTCCGGAGGGGAAGGACCCCGCAGATGTTGTCGCAAGCGGCCGGATCGGCGAGCTCGACGAAGCCATCACGACCTCGACACCGCTGTTGCTGTTCCGGATCGACACGGAGCTCAACAAGCACGAGCTGAACGAGCCGGAGGCCCGGTCGCGTGCCGTGCGTGCCGTGGCAGCTGTCATCGCGCTGCATCCGGATCCTGTCGCACGCCACGAGTATGCGGTCCATGTCAGCCGCCGTACCGGTGTCGATGTCAAGTTCATCGAACAGGCGTTGCGTGATGTCCGAGGGTCACGACCGGGAGCCCCGCAGGAGGCTCCCGCGTCGGCAGCATCCGAGGAACACCCCACGGCCACCTACCCGACCGAGTTGGAGCTCCTGCGTTCACTTCTTGCCAACGATGAACGCCTTGCCGGTGTCGAGGTCACGGCCGACCTGTTCGCGAACCGTTCCACGGTCGCGGCGTATGCGGTGGTTGCGCCGCTGGTCGCCGAGCTCGCCCCGGGGCAGGCACCCGATCTCGGGAGCGCGATCGGGAGCGACGAGTCCGCGGTCGGTGAGTTGCTTCGCAAGCTCGCCTTCGACGAAACGCCGTTGGCGGATCCCGCCGAACTGGTCGCGTGGCTGACGGTGAACCGCATCGAGGGGGAGATCGCACAGATCGAGGCATCGCTCCAGACGGCGAACGAACACGCCGATGAACAGAAGTCTTCGGAACTGTGGGCTCGCTTGATAGCGTTACAACAACGCCGCAGGGATCTCAGGAGCGCGGATTGA